Proteins encoded within one genomic window of Burkholderiales bacterium:
- a CDS encoding phasin family protein, producing the protein MNAIPEQFAAFSKQNLEAAMSFANVALEGSQRMLELQLNAAKRALGDNAKTARALADASDARELTEVQTSIVRPAFETALEYSRNAYQIASETQNELNKVFSQQVSEFNRRLVFLLDKTVTSNPIGSDLASAAMRTAIAAANTAYDTLAKGGRQANENRRHAAEIMEANTSSGGKRK; encoded by the coding sequence ATGAACGCGATTCCTGAACAATTTGCAGCGTTTTCCAAACAGAATCTCGAAGCCGCGATGAGTTTCGCCAATGTCGCGCTTGAAGGAAGCCAGCGCATGCTGGAACTGCAACTGAATGCCGCGAAGCGCGCGCTCGGCGACAACGCGAAGACTGCAAGGGCCTTGGCCGATGCCTCGGACGCCAGAGAGCTGACGGAAGTTCAGACCTCGATCGTGCGCCCGGCGTTCGAAACGGCGCTCGAATACTCGCGCAATGCTTACCAGATTGCCAGCGAGACGCAGAATGAACTCAACAAGGTTTTTAGCCAACAGGTATCGGAGTTCAATCGTCGTCTGGTTTTTCTGCTCGATAAAACCGTGACCTCGAACCCGATCGGCTCGGATTTGGCAAGCGCGGCGATGCGCACCGCGATCGCGGCTGCAAACACCGCCTATGACACGCTGGCGAAAGGCGGGCGTCAGGCAAACGAAAACAGGCGCCACGCCGCGGAGATTATGGAAGCCAATACCTCAAGCGGCGGCAAAAGGAAATGA